The Bacteroidota bacterium sequence TTGCAATCTCATAAATACTTTTTTTGTCAAAATTATTCCTCATATATATCTTTATATTTTCTGAAAAAGTGAAAATAAAGGGGGCTTCTTTATTGACAGGCAGACAAACAATATGAATATCAACATTTTTTTTTGTTCTTAAAACATTAATACATGCTAAGAAATATTCTGAAAGCTCAGTATAGAGAAATAAAATTTTCATTAAAGAACGGAGAGTTGTGAAGTATTACTCTCAGTATTAACTTTGACCTTGACTTCCTCAAGATGTTTTCTATAATTGACATAATTATAATAATACATCCATATAAAAAATGGAAATCCATTAAGGAAATAATGCCCTTGTCTAAAAAGATTGATTAAAATCATTACTAAAATCGCACTTGAAATAATCCAATAGAACTCAGGTATATTTCTTGTGCCATCTCTGACGCGTCTGATAAAACATCTGAATGTAATAATCAGCATAAGAGCTGTCCCAAATAATCCTGTTTCAGAAATCAGGCGTAATAACATTGAATTTGCATCGGCACTATTAAGTTCAAATCCATGCACATCAATATTTTTAGTGATGGAATATTTATCAAACGCTATGGGATGCGAACCTAAACCAGTTCCGAATAAAAAATTATGTGAAACATTTTCCAGTGCAACACGATAATTATTATAAAGAATGATAGATGAGCCATGTGTTTTACCGATAGAAAATTTCCCGGTCAGAAAAATATCTACCGTGCTGTCATATCTGGTTCTAAACTCATACACATTATTATACAAATATAAAAAAGCTCCAAACAAAACAGGAACAAAAATAAATATATAGCGGATAACTCCGAAATTGACAAGCAATAATATGATGGCAATAAATATGGCTGTATATGCAACTCCGGAAAATGTCAAACAATAAATAATAGCGATCACAGCACTTTGAAATTTAGAAAGATAATACGGCCGTTTTACAATTAAATTGTAAATTGAAACAAACATTCCGGCTGAAACGCATGTGCCGAAGTAAGTGGGTTCGCCAAAAATTGAATTGATGCGGATTCCAAAATTTCCACCTACTATAAAACCCCATTTATTTAAGAACCAGCTGTAATCGTATCCGTATTTGAACCCTACCAAATATGAAACAAGCTGTACGACTCCGATAAGGGAAACGATATAACATCCAATTAAATAAAGTTGAAAAAGTTTTTCAATATTATATTCTGACTGCACCACCACATAATAATAAAAAAGGTAGGAAAAAAAAAGTCCTAAATATATTTTAAGAAAAAAAGGAAATGTATTATTGTCAAGGAGAATATTAATTGTTCCTGATACAAGTAATATGAAAAAAATTGCAAGTAAATGCTTAGGGAAAGAATGCCTGAGCATAAAAACCGGCAGCAAAAGAGCAAAAACAAGGTATCCCAGATAAATTTCTGCTGGTTCTTTCGTAAAAACATACGAATTAACAAAAACAGAAATATAAATAAAGAAAACAATAATTTTATTTATCCGACCTTCAAACATTATTCATCAAATCGTAAATAATTTCTGAGTAATGGTTTCATTTCAATTGAAAGATAAAAAATAATAATGGGAGCGGTATAATAAAAATATCTTCCTGCATTATTACCGAACTTAGCCATAATACACATAAGTAAAACATGAATGAGCAGTACTATAGTTATTAATAAATGCCTCCAATTGATTTGCATACGTTTATATTTTTTATACACAAGTGCGAGAAAATATATGATGAGAATATTTGAAATAAGAAGCGATTGTTTTAAAAATGAAATCCAATCCATATCAGGATAAATAATAGAATTCAAAAAGGTTTTAAGGGATGTTTGAAATTCGTAATGAGGCGTAAAGAAGAATGTTTTTCGCAGTACAAAATAAATGAAAAAAAAGAAAACTGAGGAAACAAAAACAAACAAGTAGTATCTTTTTCTTAAAAAATAATAATCTATAAGTGATATTATTCCAAACGCGAAAAACGTGTATTCGCGCTGAAAAATAGACAGCAAAAGAAATATGTAGATATAATTGCTTTGCTTAACATAATGATAAAAAGCATAAGCAAGCAATAAAATTCCGCAAGCTTCAGTTAAAGGTTTTAAAGAGAAAAAAAGTGTCCCAAAACCAAATAAATAAATGCTGCCAAATATGAAAGCGTATAATTCATTATTAGCAACTTGACGAACTATGCGGTAAATACCAATGCATGTAATAACAACACAGATATAGTTAAATAAAGTTGCATTAAAAAAAACCTGCTGATCAAAATCTGGATAGCATTTTGAGAAAACAGTTTCTGTATCATAATGTAAACTGCTTTTATTCATGAGGAAAATGAAAAAACAACTGATAAGTCGCATATTAAATGGACTGTCTACTTTACTAAAATCCCAATCTTTATATAGCAAATAATATGCAAAAAAATCCTTCCCACCAAAATCTGGGAGACAGAATTTATATGAATAATAAAAGAGCGGGTAACTAAGCAATAGGAATAGTATCCCGACAAGAATTCTTTTTTCAAAACCTATTTTTATATGATTGCTATTAAAAAAGATATCATTATTCGAAGTATTCATGAAATCAATATATTTTTTGCTAATAACAGAAACAAGGTTATTTGTTATAATGATTATTAATTTTCAAAAGCTCAAAAGGAACTTTAAGATAATGAGTAAATCGAATTTTAGAACCAGACACATCAGCCCAATGTGAAACAGGCATTTCATAAACTATTTGCTTTGCATTTTCTGTTCCATATTTATTTCTGATTCTGGCAAGAATTTCAACGTCAAAAAGCCATTTTGAAATAAATGGATCTGAAAAAGCGATGCTAAGTATTGTAGTATTAAAAATTTTTGCTCCGCATTGTGAATCGTAAACAGGAAGCTTTAGAATCAAACTCGAAAAAGTAGAAAATATTCTTCCAAAAATATGGCGGATACGTTTTCTTTCAATAATTGCACCTAACCGCTTTACACGTGAAGCAATAATTATTTCATTTGTTGGTTCATCTCTCATAATTCGAAGCATCTTATTTAATTCAGCCAGCGGGGTTGAAATGTCTGCATCCCAAAATCCAATTACTTCAAATCTGCTCCAATTCATCGCATCCAATACAGCTTGACGGATTGCTTCAGCTTTTCCTTTATTTATCTTCAAAGACAGAATAAATATCTTTTCTACATTTTTTTTTTGCATGCTTTCAAGAATCGGCAGCGTTGCATCTTTACTTCCATCATTGACAAAGAAAAAACTTACGTGATCATTTTCATTAATGAACTTCTGTATAGCTTCAACAGAAAGTCGTTTAGCTTCATTATAACAAGGTATGATCAAACATGTTTTCTGCATAGCGAGTAATTAGAAAGTCCACAAAGTTTGATTCCTAACTTTTTAAGAAAAAAAGAAAATTCAGCATCACAAATTAATATAAATTTTAAAAACTCAGCCTGAAATAAACCACCTTTCCAAGTTGCAAGGTCTGTTGATGATTCCTTTTTTTTCAGATTAAAAATATTCTCTTTAATAACCTGAAAAAGACGAAAAGGAAGTAATGTGAAAAAGAAATATCCATTTTCAATAGTAGTTAACCCAGCAGCATCTGTATTTTGCATTAGCACTTTATTTGTGTAGCGCCTGTAATGACCAAGAAAATTATCGTGTGAACAAAAAAGAGATTGATAGGCGGGAACAGTTATTAAAAAAACCGTTTTATCGTCTATGAAATTTTGCTTAAGGAGCCTATTAAGAAATTCTACATCATCCTTAATATGTTCTATCACATCTGTAAGCAAGACAACAGTAACTGGTTTATTTATATTATTTTTCAATTCATCTTGAGAACTGTATAAACGAAGATTCTTATAGTTAAATCGCTGGTTGAAATTATTTATTATTTCGTCTGTAAAAGCAATATCCATAGCATATATCATTGAAGTCTCATATTCTTTAGCTAGATTTTCTGAAACAAAAGAATCACCACACCCAATGTCGAGAATAATTGAGTCATTGGAAATAAGAAGATATTTGCTAATAATTTTTTTTATAACATGAAGTCGTGCAAGTTCCCATGGGTGGCGAATTGCCTGATCATACCCTCTAGCACTTGCTTCAACTAAATCCATGTATATTATTTTACTGCAGCCCTTTCTATTTCATTAATTGTTCTGAATATTATCTTGTCCCAAATAAAATCCTTGCTGATTAATTGAACGCTTGCTTCCCTTTTCTGGTTAATTAATCCGTCAGAAGAAAGAATTGCCTCTATCATTGATCGCTTAATAAACATTTTACCTGGTTCAATCAGCCAGCCTGTTTGTGAAGATACTAAAAGATTTATGGCGCCAGTATCAGTCGCAATTACAGCAAGTCCGCATGCCATTGCTTCTAAAATAACATTGGGCATTCCCTCAGAAAAACTTGGACAAACCAGAATATCACATATTGCAGTAATAGATTTTATTTTTTCAGAATCTGAAATGATGCCGTGATAAAATATTTTTTCTGAAATTATTTTTTTATTTTCAGGAATTTGCCCGATAAAATGAAATTCAAAATCATATTCAATAATCATTTCTTTCAAGACTTGATTTAGCTCTTCTATACCTTTTCTTCTTTCATATCTTCCAATAAATAAAAATTTTCTTTTTTTACCTGCTGGGTGGATAGAACCAATAAGCCAGTCACTTTCTATGGCAGCAGGAATTTCAATAATTGTATTTTTCTTGACAACCAATGATGAAACTATCTCTGTTATTTTTCCTCCATAAGAAAGCACGTAGTCGGCATTACGAATGTTATACAAAACTGGTTTTTTAAGAAATAAAATCTGCTCTAGTTTAGATTTGAAAGATGGAGCATTTTGAAACATTTCATAGCCATGAAAATTAACTCCAATAGGAGCGCATTGAAATCCTTTCTTCTTTTCTTCAATAAGTTTCCATCCGGTGAAACCTTTTGCATAAACAAAATCTATATTGGAATTATTTTGGAATGCCTTAAAAATTTTATTTGAATATTCATAAGACTCGCGCATATAATGTCCGGGCAAATTTCTAAAATCAGGAAAATCGATTACATGTGAATTAATATGTTTTTTTTCTTCTTCAGAAAACAACTCGAGCTTTGAAATATCATAAGCACTCTGATTGGTGTGATATAAATCAACTGAAACACCATTCCTTGACAAATACTTAACTAAATAATAGGAATGTTTTTGCATTCCTCCTATCACATAAGGAAAAATACCATCGGTTAAAAGCGCAATCTTCATATATTGAAAGTAGTGAGAATTGTTTCAGCCGTTTGATACCATGTGTAATTACTTAAAACCTTACTCTTAAAATTGTTTCCTAACTTTTTTCTCAAATCAGGATCACCAAGAAATTTATTCAATGCTTCTGAAATTTTTTCAACTGAAGGTTGAACCAATAAACCATCTACACCATCTTCCATAACATCTCTAACAGGAGAAACATCTGGAGCAATAATGGCTTTTCCAAGTGCACCGTATTCAAATATTTTTACCGGTGAACCATACCAGTTTGACTTTGCCATCACTGTAACATCCATCAAATCAATATATGTGAAAATGTTTTCATGTTTTACAGAACCTGTAAATATCACATCATCTTCTGTCTTATTAGTTTTTGTAAGTTGCTTTAACTCTTCTAACATATATCCATCTCCAACTATCAAAAGTTTGATATCGTGATTATAAAATATTTTTTTAACTTCTGAAAAAGCTTTTATTAATAAATCTACTCCATGGTATGGAAAAATCGAACCAACAAATCCTATTACAATTGTATTTTGGGTTATTTCATATTTTTTTTTCAACTGATCTTGGCATAAACTATCTATTTGAATTGTACTTTCATTTACACTATTAGGTGTTACAGTAATTTTCGAATCGTCATTGCAATATTCTTTTAAATAGTTTTTAAGAGCGGATGAAACAGTAATTACTTTATTAGAATAATTGAGTTGACTTCTGAGGATTCGATCAGAGACAGAACCGAAAAAAGAATTGGCTCCTTCAAACCATTTCATCTCTTGGGAAAAAGGAGCATTTACTTCAACAACATATTTAATATTAAATCTTTTGCAAATATTCAGCCCTGAAGAGCATAAAAAAGATGCACGCTCATAAACAACGTCTGGATTGAATTGTCTTATTGTTTTTTCTATTAATCGCTCTGAATCTTTGTCTCTTTTAATCAAAGCATAGTCTTTTGCTGACCTCCATATATATTTATGCACAAATTTCTTTAGAAAGTTTTTGTTAGTTTGATTTATCCTCTCAAATGGATAATCGTTATTTCCTATAATTAATTCCTCCACAATATTCCCCTGCTGCTTGAATGCACATATCATTTCCCGAATATGAGTTCCATATCCGGTATTGCCGGATGTGCTTAATAAAGGGTTGGGAGAAAAATATAATATCTTCAAGAGAACATTGCTTTTATTCGCTCTGAATTTTGAAATCCAAAAATATCATACAAAAATAAATATGAATTGGATGTAACAGAAGATTTTTTGGGAATGAAATCTGAAGGAATATGTTTTTGAAAGAGATAATATGCGCTCTGCAAATCATACTTCGCTAAAGTCCGTATCGAATCAAATAATACCTGAAAATATTTTTTATGCATAGAAAGATTTATATTATTTTGAATAATATAATTAATAATCTCTGCTCTCAAACTGCAATATTGTTTCCATGTTCCTGAAAGATTTGAAGATGATATGCTTCCTGATTCTCTATCGCGAACAAGAGTATTATTATTATTATCAAAAGCTATCTTGGCATTATTTTTCATTAATCGAAACAGCAATTCATACTCCTGACTGCTTGAATAATAATTATTCCATCCTCCAACATTTTGTAAATCTTTTTTTTTCCACAAATTAGAGCAGGTATTTCCTAATCGTGTTGAAAGTAATCCAAGCCATATATCATTTTTTTCTGATAGAATTACTTTTCTTTTTTTTAAAACATCTTCCCTATAACTTTCTCCAACAATAACTGCAGGTAATTTATCTGACAAAGTGTTTAGAATTAAAACCTGTGTACTGATCTTTTCAGGAAACAATAAATCATCAGCATCTAAAAATTGAAGGTATTCACCAGTTGCCATTTCCATTCCAGTATTTCTGGCAAAACATGCTCCTTGCCGGGTTTCATTTGTAATAATAAGTAATGGGACAGATTTCTGAATTTGTTGTAATATTTTATTTGTATTATCGGTGGAATTATTATCTACACAAATTATTTCTATTTGATTATATTTCTGATTAAGCACAGAGTTTATACACTCTTCTAAATAACGTTCTACATTATAACATGGAATGACAACACTTACTTTGATCTGAGAGTGCATTAAATCATTTTTAATTATAGTAAAAAATATAAACTATTAAATAATCTGTAATGTAA is a genomic window containing:
- a CDS encoding EpsG family protein; its protein translation is MNKSSLHYDTETVFSKCYPDFDQQVFFNATLFNYICVVITCIGIYRIVRQVANNELYAFIFGSIYLFGFGTLFFSLKPLTEACGILLLAYAFYHYVKQSNYIYIFLLLSIFQREYTFFAFGIISLIDYYFLRKRYYLFVFVSSVFFFFIYFVLRKTFFFTPHYEFQTSLKTFLNSIIYPDMDWISFLKQSLLISNILIIYFLALVYKKYKRMQINWRHLLITIVLLIHVLLMCIMAKFGNNAGRYFYYTAPIIIFYLSIEMKPLLRNYLRFDE
- a CDS encoding glycosyltransferase family 2 protein, producing the protein MHSQIKVSVVIPCYNVERYLEECINSVLNQKYNQIEIICVDNNSTDNTNKILQQIQKSVPLLIITNETRQGACFARNTGMEMATGEYLQFLDADDLLFPEKISTQVLILNTLSDKLPAVIVGESYREDVLKKRKVILSEKNDIWLGLLSTRLGNTCSNLWKKKDLQNVGGWNNYYSSSQEYELLFRLMKNNAKIAFDNNNNTLVRDRESGSISSSNLSGTWKQYCSLRAEIINYIIQNNINLSMHKKYFQVLFDSIRTLAKYDLQSAYYLFQKHIPSDFIPKKSSVTSNSYLFLYDIFGFQNSERIKAMFS
- a CDS encoding glycosyltransferase — its product is MQKTCLIIPCYNEAKRLSVEAIQKFINENDHVSFFFVNDGSKDATLPILESMQKKNVEKIFILSLKINKGKAEAIRQAVLDAMNWSRFEVIGFWDADISTPLAELNKMLRIMRDEPTNEIIIASRVKRLGAIIERKRIRHIFGRIFSTFSSLILKLPVYDSQCGAKIFNTTILSIAFSDPFISKWLFDVEILARIRNKYGTENAKQIVYEMPVSHWADVSGSKIRFTHYLKVPFELLKINNHYNK
- a CDS encoding glycosyltransferase family 4 protein, encoding MFSEEEKKHINSHVIDFPDFRNLPGHYMRESYEYSNKIFKAFQNNSNIDFVYAKGFTGWKLIEEKKKGFQCAPIGVNFHGYEMFQNAPSFKSKLEQILFLKKPVLYNIRNADYVLSYGGKITEIVSSLVVKKNTIIEIPAAIESDWLIGSIHPAGKKRKFLFIGRYERRKGIEELNQVLKEMIIEYDFEFHFIGQIPENKKIISEKIFYHGIISDSEKIKSITAICDILVCPSFSEGMPNVILEAMACGLAVIATDTGAINLLVSSQTGWLIEPGKMFIKRSMIEAILSSDGLINQKREASVQLISKDFIWDKIIFRTINEIERAAVK
- a CDS encoding glycosyltransferase family 4 protein codes for the protein MKILYFSPNPLLSTSGNTGYGTHIREMICAFKQQGNIVEELIIGNNDYPFERINQTNKNFLKKFVHKYIWRSAKDYALIKRDKDSERLIEKTIRQFNPDVVYERASFLCSSGLNICKRFNIKYVVEVNAPFSQEMKWFEGANSFFGSVSDRILRSQLNYSNKVITVSSALKNYLKEYCNDDSKITVTPNSVNESTIQIDSLCQDQLKKKYEITQNTIVIGFVGSIFPYHGVDLLIKAFSEVKKIFYNHDIKLLIVGDGYMLEELKQLTKTNKTEDDVIFTGSVKHENIFTYIDLMDVTVMAKSNWYGSPVKIFEYGALGKAIIAPDVSPVRDVMEDGVDGLLVQPSVEKISEALNKFLGDPDLRKKLGNNFKSKVLSNYTWYQTAETILTTFNI
- a CDS encoding methyltransferase type 11 codes for the protein MDLVEASARGYDQAIRHPWELARLHVIKKIISKYLLISNDSIILDIGCGDSFVSENLAKEYETSMIYAMDIAFTDEIINNFNQRFNYKNLRLYSSQDELKNNINKPVTVVLLTDVIEHIKDDVEFLNRLLKQNFIDDKTVFLITVPAYQSLFCSHDNFLGHYRRYTNKVLMQNTDAAGLTTIENGYFFFTLLPFRLFQVIKENIFNLKKKESSTDLATWKGGLFQAEFLKFILICDAEFSFFLKKLGIKLCGLSNYSLCRKHV